In Vanacampus margaritifer isolate UIUO_Vmar chromosome 18, RoL_Vmar_1.0, whole genome shotgun sequence, a genomic segment contains:
- the kcnj19b gene encoding G protein-activated inward rectifier potassium channel 1 encodes MAAIRRKLGEDYQVVNTSRGVSLCAPAKRKRQRFVEKNGRCNVQHGNLGGETSRYISDLFTTLVDLKWRWNLLIFILTYTVAWLVMASMWWLIAFIRGDLSGGGHDASYTPCVANVYNFPSAFLFFIETEATIGYGYRYITEKCPEGIILFLFQSLLGSIVDAFLIGCMFIKMSQPKKRAETLMFSQDAVISQRDGKLCLMFRVGNLRNSHMVSAQIRCKLIKSRQTPEGEFLPLDQCELDVGFGTGADQLFLVSPLTICHEINSKSPFFDLSQRSLMNEQFEIVVILEGIVETTGMTCQARTSYTEDEVLWGHRFLPVMSLEEGFFRVDYSQFHNTFEVPTPPYSVKEQEEKSSLTSPNPLSVAPAPSSPPLGNGGRGPRRGRLLSADNVEPAEDQATRLPSKLQRMSSTRDEQPWRGMKSAVPLPGGKASSTGDLPLSIQRLRSSSIPAARQGGRPEEQVQHLDGDAEEVELERHRPPAAINTITACGGRPEDNLPAKLRRMNADR; translated from the exons ATGGCAGCCATCCGCAGGAAACTGGGCGAGGACTACCAGGTGGTGAACACCAGCCGGGGCGTGAGTTTGTGCGCGCCGGCCAAGAGGAAGAGGCAACGCTTTGTGGAGAAGAACGGCCGCTGCAACGTGCAGCACGGCAACCTGGGCGGCGAGACCAGCCGCTACATCTCGGACCTGTTCACCACCTTGGTGGACCTCAAGTGGCGCTGGAACCTCCTGATCTTCATCCTCACCTACACGGTGGCGTGGCTGGTGATGGCGTCCATGTGGTGGCTCATCGCCTTCATCCGCGGCGACCTGAGCGGCGGCGGCCACGACGCGTCCTACACGCCGTGCGTGGCCAACGTCTACAACTTTCCCTCCGCCTTCCTCTTCTTCATCGAGACCGAGGCCACCATCGGCTACGGCTACCGCTACATCACCGAGAAGTGCCCCGAGGGCATCATCCTGTTCCTCTTCCAGTCGCTGCTGGGCTCCATCGTGGACGCCTTCCTCATCGGCTGCATGTTCATCAAGATGTCGCAGCCCAAGAAGCGCGCCGAGACGCTCATGTTCAGCCAGGACGCCGTCATCTCGCAGCGGGACGGGAAGCTGTGCCTCATGTTCCGGGTGGGCAACCTGAGGAACAGCCACATGGTGTCCGCGCAGATCAGGTGCAAGCTCATCAag TCTCGTCAGACCCCCGAAGGCGAGTTCCTGCCTCTGGATCAGTGCGAGCTGGACGTGGGCTTCGGCACGGGTGCGGACCAGCTCTTCCTGGTGTCGCCGCTCACCATCTGCCACGAGATCAACAGCAAGAGCCCGTTCTTCGACCTGTCACAGCGCTCGCTCATGAACGAGCAGTTTGAGATTGTCGTCATCCTGGAAGGCATCGTCGAGACCACTG GTATGACATGTCAAGCCCGGACGTCTTACACGGAAGATGAAGTCTTGTGGGGCCATCGTTTCCTGCCCGTCATGTCCCTGGAGGAGGGTTTCTTCAGGGTGGACTACTCTCAGTTTCACAACACCTTCGAGGTGCCGACGCCTCCCTACAGCGTCAAAGAGCAGGAGGAGAAGTCGTCGCTGACGTCGCCCAACCCTCTCTCCGTGGCCCCCGCGCCCTCCTCCCCTCCGCTGGGCAACGGCGGCCGAGGGCCCCGCAGAGGGAGGCTCCTCTCGGCCGACAACGTGGAGCCCGCCGAGGACCAGGCCACCAGGCTGCCCAGCAAACTTCAACGCATGAGCTCCACCAGAGATGAGCAACCGTGGCGGGGGATGAAGTCGGCGGTGCCCTTGCCCGGCGGGAAGGCCTCCAGCACGGGCGACCTGCCGCTCAGCATCCAGAGGCTCAGGTCCAGCTCCATCCCCGCCGCTCGCCAAGGGGGCCGGCCCGAGGAGCAGGTACAGCACTTGGACGGGGACGCCGAGGAGGTGGAGCTGGAGAGGCACAGACCGCCGGCGGCCATTAACACCATCACCGCCTGCGGTGGGCGACCGGAGGACAATTTGCCCGCTAAACTGCGCAGAATGAACGCGGACCGTTAA